TAGTGAATAAATCTTAGCTTAATATATAAACCCCCTTTTCGACTTGTTTAATTTTGtagtattatattttgttgattcctatatcctttaattatttaatgaaGACTTGTTTAATCCTGGGGAAATATTTCACACTGCTAAAATAGTTTTTAGGACAATGCCCagtattatttatatatatatatatatatatattatttataatattattgtaCTAGTATTTATCTAAATTTTCATATTATCattttgatattaaaatattataatagaaAGATCTGTTTAATTTTAAGTacttctatatattttgctaaATAATAAGTTATATTATGAGCTGaagtttttcacttttttccAACAATTATTTTCCCCTAtattttccaacaaaaagaagaagaagaaagatatcCAATTAAAGAGATGTCCCCTTAGCGAAAGAGATTTGTTCTAGCGATCTTCGCACACAAATCTGCTTCTAGAAAATCCTGAAGTAAAATGGTGattatatacattgtatatgtTGTGTATATCTTGTGTGTATATTATATGTAATGTATGTATATTAGTATAAAGTATATTTTATCTATATACTGAGTACATATTTTGTAAACTAAATGTTTAGAATGATATTTCACAGTAACTTCTACTTTTGAATATACCGtagaaatttaaaattgatGTTCCTAAAATAACTTGTGTGAACGGCTACTTTGAAAAAAACGGCTACTCTTATCTTAGGAAACCTTCTCCATATCAATTAAGGATAAGAGGATTAATTTTCTATAAAAGAGCAACTACCATTGTGACTTCTTCACAATCATTCAATAACAAAAAATGTTATGGATCAGTGGAAAAAGCTTCACGTTCTTGGTGCTggctaggggtgtacatggaccgggttggttcgaattttttataaaccaaaccaaaccatttgtgtcgggttattaaatctataaaccaaaccaaaccaataaaagtcgggtttttcgatatcaatttttctcgggtttttagggttttttcgggtttttcgggtttctcgggttttttgggttttttcggattttttcgggtttctcatagtatctaataaaaagcacagagcagtgcttcttaaaaagagttctagtacaaaatatcaacatataagatgaaGGCAAAatactgtttgaagttttaactttataatataactttataagataagttttttttgtatataatttaGATGGActactcaagtccaaatctaaatgtaagaaagaaaacaaaaattatgaaaaaatttaaaaaaatatttataaattacattttaataaatatttttatgtataacataatttaaaagtagtatatctataatcgggtcggtttgggttcggtttgactttttttagttaaaaccaaaccaaccctataatggtcgggtttttttttcaaacaccaaaccaagtcaaaccaaaccactagtcgggttttttttccgatttggttcgatttgtcggtttgatgcggtttatcggtttgtcctgtacagccctagtgCTGGCTCTTACGGCAGTGTCATTTTGCTGTCAACGTCCATTCTTCTTCTTTAGGTGTTTCCGTTGCTGCTGTTAAATGTGTTGATATTAGCCATTCAATTTCACTCCAACAAGAAGCACAAATCTTGACAACTCTCAAAGGTTGTCCATACGTTGTTCAATTCAGCACCGACAATGATAATATTCCAACTTACAATTTGTTTCTTGAATATGCATCTGATGGATCACTACACGATTTGATAATCAATTCCAAGAGAGAAATGATAAAGATGTCAGAATTGGAAGTAGGTTTCGATGCATATCAACTCTTGAAGGGTATTCAACACGTTCATAACAAAGGGTGGGTTCGTTGTGATATTAAACCTGCTAATGTTTTGGTTTTCGATAATGCTGAACGTGGTGAGATGCACAAGTTGAAGTTGGCCGACTTTGGATTGTCGTTGAGAATTGCTGAAGGAATGGCATATATGACTGGAAAAACGTTGAGAAATCGAGGGACTCTACTTTACGCGCCCCCAGAATCTTTGA
The genomic region above belongs to Solanum dulcamara chromosome 5, daSolDulc1.2, whole genome shotgun sequence and contains:
- the LOC129890746 gene encoding mitogen-activated protein kinase kinase kinase 20-like, with the protein product MTKYAYVIKLGAKFTYVVELGGQDYNILCPQCHFAVNVHSSSLGVSVAAVKCVDISHSISLQQEAQILTTLKGCPYVVQFSTDNDNIPTYNLFLEYASDGSLHDLIINSKREMIKMSELEVGFDAYQLLKGIQHVHNKGWVRCDIKPANVLVFDNAERGEMHKLKLADFGLSLRIAEGMAYMTGKTLRNRGTLLYAPPESLTSGFHAIPYDIWSLGCTMAEMMTGNRFWIHCDKKDSQWKIMNDEDPEIPSYVSEIARDFLH